The following are encoded in a window of Fibrobacter succinogenes genomic DNA:
- a CDS encoding serine hydrolase: protein MVTSEKLLNLLQAAESSDIFDKAVIGYLLPDGTSNIVTLNTPEDTVFDIASLTKVCPTSTLALTYVLEGQLSIDAKVIDYIPELQTNYHDEIYVSHLLTHSLDYRVPMKTLTALSPEEILNVLYTYEFSAAPGTVFNYGNPASVLLGILLQRLTGKTLQEQGNERFFTPLGMTRSGYDPLTRVPKSEIAATELCEFRHREIQGEVHDESAWVLQKLFPVGSAGMFSCVPDLLKFVKMILMDGKFEDKQIIPAGILDIVSHNAFPDNFGACAALGWELNAPRFMGTKVSPQAFGKTGFTGASIVADPDKGGAIILLSNFTYPHREPNADRIHAFRATLADAFFEEL, encoded by the coding sequence ATGGTAACATCTGAAAAGCTATTAAATCTTTTACAGGCCGCAGAAAGCTCTGATATTTTCGACAAAGCGGTCATTGGATATTTGCTCCCTGACGGCACAAGCAACATCGTCACGCTGAACACTCCCGAAGATACTGTTTTCGACATAGCATCGCTCACGAAGGTTTGCCCCACTTCGACGTTAGCTCTCACATATGTTCTTGAAGGCCAGCTTTCCATTGACGCTAAAGTCATCGATTACATCCCGGAACTTCAAACAAACTATCACGACGAGATTTACGTTTCGCATTTGCTCACACATAGTCTTGATTACCGCGTCCCGATGAAAACGCTTACGGCACTTTCTCCGGAAGAGATTCTCAACGTTCTTTACACATACGAATTTTCCGCTGCACCGGGTACGGTTTTCAACTACGGAAACCCCGCCAGCGTTTTGCTCGGAATTTTGTTGCAAAGACTTACGGGTAAGACTTTGCAAGAACAAGGTAATGAAAGATTTTTCACGCCACTCGGCATGACACGTTCAGGTTACGACCCGCTCACGCGTGTCCCGAAATCAGAAATCGCGGCGACAGAACTCTGTGAGTTCCGCCACCGCGAAATCCAAGGTGAAGTCCATGACGAAAGCGCCTGGGTCCTGCAAAAGCTCTTCCCCGTCGGCAGCGCCGGCATGTTCAGTTGCGTGCCCGACTTGCTCAAGTTCGTGAAGATGATTCTCATGGACGGGAAATTCGAGGACAAGCAAATTATACCCGCCGGAATTCTAGACATCGTAAGCCACAACGCTTTTCCCGACAACTTCGGCGCCTGCGCCGCCCTCGGTTGGGAACTAAACGCTCCTCGATTCATGGGCACCAAGGTTTCGCCGCAAGCATTCGGCAAAACTGGTTTCACAGGCGCAAGTATCGTCGCCGACCCAGACAAGGGAGGCGCCATCATTCTCCTCAGCAATTTCACCTATCCGCACCGAGAACCCAACGCCGACCGCATCCACGCGTTCCGCGCCACACTTGCCGACGCGTTCTTTGAAGAATTATAG
- a CDS encoding glycosyl transferase family 2 produces MNFESMNLLSQKVEGVLGTVRALREENAKLKQLLEGAKAQAENQKNLLDSANAKIADCEAALNARANQAAAQDEAINEKGRAIDSLNGQINEKNGIIDSLNAQIAEKNGIIDALNGKAAEKDNAINSLNGQIAEKNGIIDSLNGQVNEKNNIINSLNGQVAEKNSIIDSLNGQVNEKNSIIDSLNEQVNEKNNIIDCLNGQVAEKNDIIDNLNGQVQSQSNEIAEAQTKFQQLLATIENELGTEFNINAPAEEQPEVPAAQPENKPQDETPDLFASNGGSQPGFFG; encoded by the coding sequence ATGAATTTTGAAAGCATGAACTTGTTGTCGCAGAAAGTGGAAGGAGTCCTTGGAACGGTCCGCGCCCTGCGTGAAGAAAACGCTAAGCTAAAGCAACTTCTCGAAGGCGCCAAAGCACAGGCCGAAAACCAAAAAAATCTGTTAGATTCTGCCAACGCAAAGATTGCTGACTGCGAAGCGGCTCTCAACGCACGAGCCAACCAAGCAGCCGCTCAGGACGAAGCCATCAACGAAAAAGGCCGCGCTATCGATAGTCTAAACGGACAGATTAACGAAAAGAACGGCATTATCGATTCCCTCAATGCCCAGATTGCAGAAAAGAATGGAATCATCGACGCCCTTAACGGAAAAGCCGCAGAAAAAGACAACGCCATCAATTCCCTTAACGGACAAATTGCCGAGAAGAATGGCATTATCGATTCACTCAACGGACAAGTCAACGAAAAGAACAACATCATCAATTCCCTTAACGGACAAGTTGCCGAGAAGAACAGCATCATTGATTCGCTCAACGGACAAGTCAACGAAAAGAATAGCATCATTGATTCACTCAATGAACAGGTAAACGAAAAGAACAACATCATCGATTGCCTGAATGGTCAAGTCGCCGAAAAGAACGATATCATTGACAACCTCAATGGTCAAGTCCAGAGCCAGAGCAACGAAATTGCCGAAGCCCAGACCAAGTTCCAACAGCTCCTTGCCACCATCGAAAATGAGCTCGGCACCGAATTCAATATCAACGCGCCGGCTGAAGAACAGCCTGAAGTTCCCGCCGCTCAGCCCGAAAACAAACCGCAAGACGAAACCCCAGACCTGTTCGCGAGCAATGGAGGCTCGCAACCCGGTTTTTTCGGCTAA